GACATCGTCGACCAGCCCGCGGTGATCGTGGGCGACCCGTATCGCCTCACGCAATTGCTGAAGAACCTGCTGGAAAACGCCCTGCGCTATACCGATCCTGGCGGCAAGGTATGCGTCAGCGTTTCGATGCACGGGCAGCAATTGCATATCGATGTTCAGGACTCTTACCCAGGCGTACCCGAGCCTCTATTGCCTCACCTGTTCGAGCGCATGTTCCGCGTGGACATCTCACGCAGCAGACAAAGCGGTGGCGCGGGTCTGGGACTCGCATTGTGCCGCCATATCGCCGAGGCGCACGAAGGCACCATCGAGGCTGCACGCTCGCCAATCGGCGGTCTCTGGATCAAACTGCGCTTTCCGCTTCAGCCCTCTCACCATGACTGATACGCCCACTACCATTCCAATCCTGATCGTCGAGGACGAGCCGAAGCTTGCCGCGCTGCTTTCAGATTATCTGCAAGCGGAGGGTTACAGTACGACGATCATCGCCGACGGCCTGCAAGTGATTCCATTCGTGCGTGCGCAACCGCAGGCACTGGTTCTTCTCGACCTGATGCTGCCCGGACGCGGCGGACTCGAAATATGCCGCGAATTACGCAGCTTCTCGGCGGTGCCGGTGATCATCCTGACCGCGCGGGTGGATGAAATCGATCGTCTGCTCGGTCTCGAGCTCGGCGCGGACGACTACGTCTGCAAGCCGTTCAGTCCACGCGAAGTGGTCGCGCGCGTGAAGGCTATTTTGCGGCGCGCAGGCAAACTGGCGACGACGACGGCAACGACGACGCAGCCCGAAGCTGTACCGAAGCCGCCGTTGCTGGTGGATGTCGACCGGCACGTCGCGCTGCTCGACGACAAGGATCTGCAGCTCACGCCGATCGAGCTTCGGCTGCTGGCGTTGCTGCAGTCCACGCCCGGCCGGATCTACCGGCGCGATCATCTGCTGCGGCAGCTCTACGACGATCACCGCGTCGTCACCGACCGCACCGTCGATACACACGTCAAGAACCTGCGCCGCAAGCTGCAGGCCGTCCGTCCGGGGCAAGACATGATCCGCTCGATCTATGGGGTGGGCTATCGGCTCGACCCGGATCTCGAGACTGACTCCAGCGAAGGGCCATCTACCGGTTTGCAGTAACGCGCCGCTGCAAACAAAAGACCCGGCATTTGCCGGGTCTTTTGCATCACGCGGGGCGAGACGAAGCAGACCTTAGAACCGGTGACGAATACCGATCGTGGCCGCCACCTGGCTGTCCGTCGACGACGTGCTCAGGCCGTTGATATCGGCCGTGATACCCGAATCGCCGGTGTCGCTGACATGCTGATACACCCCCATCAGGTAGACATCCGTGCGTTTGGACAGCGCATACGCCGTCTGCAGGCTGAACTGGTTGTACTTCGGGCTCACGCCGTCGAGATGCGCATCGGTGAACGTGTACGCAGCCGAGAGCGACCATGCCGGCGTGATGTTGTAACGGCCGTTCACCTCATAGTTCGTGAAGCTTGCGCCGCCGCCCGTCAACGTCAGGCCGGACGACGTGCCCGAAGCCGACGCGCCGATGCTGCTCGCGTTGTAGAGATGGGTCTGCGTGAACACAAAACCGACCTTCGCCGGACCGAAGGCATAGTTCAGGCCTGCACCGTAAGTGCGTTGCGTGCCGGCCGTGAAAGTCGCATCGCTGGTCACCGCGCCGCTCGAGTTGTACGACGTGCCCGCCTTGTTCAACTCCAGGTAGCCTGCTGCCACATTCAACGGACCGTAGTTGTACGAAGCGCCTGCGCTGTAGGCGCGGTTCGTGGCGAAGCCCCCCGCGTCATTCGAGAAGCCATACAGGGTGCCGAACTTGAAACCGCCATAGTTCACGCTCGAGTACTTGATCGAGTTGTTGATGCGGAACGAGTTGTCGAGGTTGTCGTTGTCGAACGGGTGGGCAGCCTGGGTGCCTCCCGATCCTGTACCGGTGAGGGCCAACGGAGCCAGGTAGTCCACGACTGAGTCATATTGACGACCCAGTGTGACCGCGCCGTACTGATCGCTCGACAGGCCCACAAAAGCCTGGCGGCCGAACTCGAGACCGTTCTGGCCGAGCTTGCCGGTCGCCACGCTGAAGCCGTTTTCCAACGTGAAGATTGCCTTCAGGCCGCCACCCAGGTCTTCCGAACCGCGCAGGCCCCAGCGGCTGCCGTTCACTGCGCCGCTGGTTTCCTGGACGTTATGTGCGCCACCCTGATTGCTCGTGTAGGTGATACCGGCGTCGATCAGGCCGTAGAGCGTGACCGTGCTCTGCGCGTGAGCTGCGCCCGCACCGCCTAGAACCGCCAGCGAGAGGCCAGACAGGACGAGTTTCTTCATTGCTTCTCCGTTAACCTTGAATCGGTTGTTATTGAGTGGCGGAGATTATCGCAATCCTGTCAATTCTGTATTTC
The sequence above is drawn from the Paraburkholderia phenazinium genome and encodes:
- a CDS encoding porin — translated: MKKLVLSGLSLAVLGGAGAAHAQSTVTLYGLIDAGITYTSNQGGAHNVQETSGAVNGSRWGLRGSEDLGGGLKAIFTLENGFSVATGKLGQNGLEFGRQAFVGLSSDQYGAVTLGRQYDSVVDYLAPLALTGTGSGGTQAAHPFDNDNLDNSFRINNSIKYSSVNYGGFKFGTLYGFSNDAGGFATNRAYSAGASYNYGPLNVAAGYLELNKAGTSYNSSGAVTSDATFTAGTQRTYGAGLNYAFGPAKVGFVFTQTHLYNASSIGASASGTSSGLTLTGGGASFTNYEVNGRYNITPAWSLSAAYTFTDAHLDGVSPKYNQFSLQTAYALSKRTDVYLMGVYQHVSDTGDSGITADINGLSTSSTDSQVAATIGIRHRF
- a CDS encoding response regulator, which codes for MTDTPTTIPILIVEDEPKLAALLSDYLQAEGYSTTIIADGLQVIPFVRAQPQALVLLDLMLPGRGGLEICRELRSFSAVPVIILTARVDEIDRLLGLELGADDYVCKPFSPREVVARVKAILRRAGKLATTTATTTQPEAVPKPPLLVDVDRHVALLDDKDLQLTPIELRLLALLQSTPGRIYRRDHLLRQLYDDHRVVTDRTVDTHVKNLRRKLQAVRPGQDMIRSIYGVGYRLDPDLETDSSEGPSTGLQ
- a CDS encoding ATP-binding protein, giving the protein DIVDQPAVIVGDPYRLTQLLKNLLENALRYTDPGGKVCVSVSMHGQQLHIDVQDSYPGVPEPLLPHLFERMFRVDISRSRQSGGAGLGLALCRHIAEAHEGTIEAARSPIGGLWIKLRFPLQPSHHD